The Agromyces mariniharenae sequence GGTCACGGGAACGCCGTCGAACTCCACGGGCTCGAAGGGCAGCCCGGCGGCCGCGAAGTCCGAGTCGGCGGATGCCCCGGCGACCCGCGTCGGGTTGTAGAAGTTCACGCCGTAGAAGTCGAGCGGTGCGGAGATCACGTCGAGGTCGCCGTCCTCGAGTCCGGGCATCCGCTCGAGGCCGAGCACCGAGAGGTCGGGGTAGCGCCCGGCGAGCACCGGGTCGGAGAAGACGCGGTTGTAGATCGCGTGGAACGCGGCGGCGGCGAACCCGTCGACCGGATCCTCGGTCGCCGGCACGACGAGCGTGTGGTTGTTCACGATGCCGACCTCGGCGTCGCCCGCCGCGCGGATCGCCCGGACGGCGAGCCCGTGGGCGAGCAGCTGGTGGTGGGCGGTCGGCAGCGCGTCGGTCATGAGCACGTGCCCCGGTGCGAGCGTGCCGAGCGCATACCCCTGCAACGTCGTCATGTTCGGCTCGTTGAGCGTGATCCAGTGGCCGACGCGATCGCCCATGCCGGCGAGCACGAGCTCGACGTAGTCCGCGAAGCGGGCGGCGGTGTCGCGGGCGAGCCAGCCGCCGGCGTCCTCGAGGGGCTGCGGCAGGTCCCAGTGGTAGAGCGTCGGCAGCGGGCGGATGCCGGCCTCGAGCAGACCGTCGACCATTCGCGCGTAGTGGTCCAGCCCGGCCGCGTTCACCGCGCCCGTGCCGTCGGGCTGCACGCGCGGCCACGCGATCGAGAAGCGGTAGTCGTCGACGCCGAGCTCGGCGAGCAGCGCGAGGTCGTCGCGCCAGCGACGGTAGCTGTCGGCGGCCATGTCGGCGTTCGAGCCGTCGAGGATGCGTCCCGGCGTGAGGGCGAACACGTCCCAGATGGAGTGGCCGCGCCCGTCGGCGCGCGTCGAGCCCTCGACCTGGAACGCGGCGGTGGCCGCGCCCCATCGGAAGCCCGCCGGGAACGTGAGCGTGCGCGCATCGACCATGGGAACCTCGCCGTCGTGGAGCCGTGGAAGTGGGACAGATGACCCACTCCGCCCACCCTAGCCGCCCGGTGCGCTCGGCGGGAGGGGCATTCCGTCCCTTCCGCGCCGACGGGCCCCGGCGTACGCTGGAACGACCGGAGGGAGCAACGATGCACGCAGCGGTCGGCGAACGCCTCGTCATCCACGGCAAGCAGGTCGGCCAGTCCGACCGCCACGGCGAGATCCTGGAGGTCCGCGGCGCGGACGGCGGTCCGCCCTACATGGTCCGCTTCGACGACGGGCACGAGACGCTGCTCTACCCCGGCGCGGACTGCGAGCTGGAGCACGAGCACCAGTCGCACGCCTGAACGTTCCACCCTCGCGACTCCTGAAAACAAGGACGCCGCGCTCTGTCGCATCTGCGTCCTTGTTTTCAGGAGTCGCGCGAGGGAAACGTCGCTGTCGTCGGGAGCGCAGGGCATTCGAGGGATGCCGGCGGTTGCCGACGCACTCGAGCGGATGCCGCGGCATCGTCGATTACCGTTGAGCCCATGTTCCACTCCTACGCCGCGATCGGCGACAGCTTCACCGAGGGGGTCGGCGACGAGCTGCCCGACGGCAGCGTGCGCGGATGGGCCGACTTCGTGGCCATGGGGCTCGCCATCGCCGCGCGCGAGCCGGTCGGCTACGCGAACCTCGCGATCCGCGGCCGCAAGCTCGGGCCGATCGTCGACGAGCAGCTCGAGACCGCCATCGCGCTGCGCCCCGAGGTCATCAGCTTCAACGGCGGCGGCAACGACATGCTGCGCCCGCGCATGCCCGAGGAGCGCGTCGCCGACCGCTTCCGCCAGGCCGTGCATCGCATCCGCGACGAGGGCATCCACGTGCTCATGCTCAGCGGCGCGAACCCCACCGACCACCTGCCGCTCGGGCGCGTGTTCGACGCACGCGGCGTGCGGCTCACCGCGGCGCTCGGCGACCTCGCCGAGCTCGACGGCGTGACGTTCGTCGACAACTTCAACGACCGGGGGCTGCGCGACATCCGCTACTGGTCGCCCGACAAGCTGCACCTCAACTCGCTCGGGCACGCCCGCGTCGCCAGCAACGTGCTCACGGCCATCGGCGTCGCGACGCCCGAGGAGTGGGGCGTCGCCGAGGTCGCGGCGGCGCCGCCCGGTCCGCGCAGCCGCAACACCGCGACGTACTACCGGGAGTTCGTGCTGCCGTGGATCGGCCGCCGCCTCACGGGGCGCTCGTCGGGCGACGGGCGCACGGCGAAGCGTCCCACGCTCGAGCCGTTGGCGCCGGATGCCGCGCACTGACGTGCGCAGACGCCCTCGACGACGGCCCGCGGCAGTCGCCCGCCGACGTCGCTGCCTGTCGGAATCGGCGCACTGACGTGCGCCCGCGGCATCCGCTCGCTCAGGCCGCGCCGAGCACGTCGGCGACGAACGCGCGCGTGCGGCGGGCGAGCCCGTCGATGCGCTCGATCTCGCGCACGCTCGGCATGACCTCCGACGGCGCAGGCGGACGGCCGAGCCGCACGGTCTCCTGGCAGGCGAGGTCGCTGCACATGTAGGTGCCGATGCTGTCGCCCCGCTCCCCCGCGGCGCCGGCCTTGCGCGCCGAGAACAGCTCGACCTGGTCGCCGGGCTGCGCCGTGTGGCAGAGGTTGCAGATCGCGGCGCGATGACGGGAGCCGTTGGCGCCGGCCGCGCGCAGCACGACGCCGACCGGCTCGCCGTCGAGCTCGGTGACGAGGTAGCCGCGACCGGAGATGCGCGGGTCGCGCCACGCGAACGCGTCGAGGTGCGCCCACTCGGTGAGCGGGAAGTCGTGCGGCAGCGACAGCTGGGCGAGCTCCGCATCGCTCGCGTTGCCGAACGTCTCGCGGATCTCGGTCTCGATCAGCGGCTGCATGCATCCCCTCCCGTGCGCCCCTCCCAGTGTACGAACCCCGCGGGGAAGGGGGTCAGGGCTCCACCGTCCAGTCGATCTCGGTGGAGTCGGGCCCCCACGTGACGACGACGACGTCCCCCGGCCCGACCCGGCGCGGGCGCGCGCCGTTGCGGATGTCGTCCGCGGCGATGAGGCGGGTGAGCCCGTGCGCCTGGAACTCCTGCAGCGTCGCGCACGAGCGCTCCCAGTCGAAGAAGTACAGCCGCCGCGACAGCATGCAGACGCGGCCGTCGTCGCGGAACACCCAGAACTCGTAGCCGAACGCACGCCCGAGCGACCGCAGCGTGGCCGCCTCGTCGGGTCCGAGACGAGCGCCCGTGGCGACCTGGTCGGCGAGCTCGAGGTCGTCGGGCAGCAGCTCGTGCTCGAACACGCCGAGCCCGCGCGGCGGCGAGAGGGCGTCGCGCGCGGGACCGACGAGCGCGATGCCCGTTGCGACGAGCAGGAACCCCGCGATCGCGGCGACCACCACCTGGGTGCGGGTGGGCCGCCAGCGCGGCGGCGGCTCCTCGGCGACGGGCGGCGCGGTGGTCGCCACCGTGCGGCCCTCGTCGGCCGCCGGCGCGTCGTCGTCGCCCGCGGCATCCGAATCGTCGACGTCGTCGGTGCCGCCGTCCCGGGTCCGTGTGCCGGTCGATCGAGGCGAGTCGCGCGGGCCCGACGAGACGGGCGAGACGAGCCGGTCCGTCGACACGGATGCCGCGGGCATCGCCGGCGCCGCAGGGCTCGCACGCGCGGCGAGCTCGGCCTCGATCTCGGCCAGCTCCGTCGCGGCGGCGCTCTCGGCACCGTCGCGCGTGCCGTAGACGATCCGCCGAAGCTCCTCGCGTCGGCGCTCAAGCGGATCCTCGTGCTCGATTCCCATGTCGTGTCCCGGCCTCCCCGCCGGGTCGGCGCCCGCGCGCCGCAGGTCAGCGTTCGGGCGGCGTCACCTCCGCGGCATCCGTCGCCCGTTCGGCAGCGACGCCGTCGCGCCGCGCCTCGCGGTCGCCTCCGCGTCCCCGGATGAGGAAGCCGAAGCCGAGCGCGATGAAGAACATGAGCACGCCGTACACCGCGGCGGGCAGGCTCATCTCGACGCTGCCGATCACGGTCTGCGCGATGACGATCGCGAGCGTCGCGTTGTGGATGCCGATCTCGAAGGAGCTCGCGATCGCCTGCCGACGGTCGACCCGCAGCATCCGCGGGACGACGAAGCCGAGCGTGAGGCTCAGGATGCAGAAGAGCACCGTGATGCCCGCCAGTCGGCCGAAGTTGTCGAGCAGGAGCTGGAGGTTCGACACGATGGCGCCCGCGATGACCACGACGAGGATGACGATCGACGCGATGCGCACGGGCCGGTCCATGCGGTCGGCGAAGGCGGGCTTCCACCAGCGCACCAGCATGCCGAGCACGACCGGCCCGAGCACGATGAGGAACACCTCGATCGCCTTGGCCGGCTGCAGCCCGAGCGCCTCGTCGCCCGGCAGGAAGTAGGCGATCGCGAGGTTCGTGATGAGCGGCAGCGTGACGACCGCGATGACCGAGTTCAACGCGGTGAGCGAGATGTTGAGCGCGACGTCGCCGCGGAACAGGTGGCTGTAGAGGTTGGCGGTCGTGCCGCCGGGCGACGCGGCGAGCAGCAGCATGCCGACCGCGAGCACGGGCGGCAGCTGGAACCACAGCACGAGGCCGAAGCAGAGCGCGGGGAGCACGAGCAGCTGGCAGAGGAGCGCGATGATCACCGCCTTCGGATGGCGCCCCACGCGTGCGAAGTCGCGCGGCGTCAGGGCGAGGCCCAGGCCGAACATGATGATGCCGAGGGCGACGGGCAATCCGATGGTGGTCAACGCTGATCCCATGCGGACAGTGTCGCTCATGCCGGGCCCGCGAGGGAATGGGCCCGTTCAGGGGTCAGCGGATTCCGGCCACGACCGCCTGCACGCGCTCGCGGAGCGCTGGGGAGATCGGCGCCGATCCGGCGTCGTCGGCCGCGGCATCCTGCCCCTCGGCGCTGGACACCCACTCGAGGTAGGCGTGCACGAGCTCGCCATCGTCGGGATCGACGTACTCGCGGCACGCGATGACGTAGCTCACGAGGACGAGCGGGTAGACGCCGGGCTCGGTGGTGGCCCGGTCGACGTCGATCACGAGGTCGTCGTCGGCGCGGCCGGGCTGCATCGGCGAGACGTCGACCACGGCGGCCGCCGACGCGGCGGTGGGCTCGACGAACTCGTCGCCGACGCGCAGCGTGGCCACGTCGAGCCCATCGGCCCGGGAGGCGTCGAGGTAGCCGATGACGTTCGCGCCGTCGCGGATGACCGCGGCGATGCCCGAGTTGCCCTGGGCCGCCTCGCCCTCGATCGGGAACGCGTCGTCGGGCTCGAACGGCCAGTGCTCGGGCGCCGCCTCGGCGAGGTAGTCGGTGAAGTTCTCGGTCGTGCCCGAGTCGTCGGAGCGGTGCACCGGTGAGATGCGCGCGTCGGGCAGCGCCGCACCGGGATTGAGCGAGGCGAGCGCGGGGTCGTTCCACCGCTCGATCTCGCCCGAGAAGATCCCCGCCACCGCGTCCGCGTCGAGCTGCAGGCGATCGACGCCCTCGACGTTGAACGCGAGCACGATGGGCGAGAGGTACACGGGGAGGTTCACGGCGCCCGAGCCCACCGCGCACTCCGGCGTCTCCGACTCGGTCTCGTCGATCGAGAGCGCCGTGTCACTGCCGGCGTATCCGACCGCGCCGACGAGGAACTGCTCGCGTCCGGCGCCCGAACCCGCGGGGTCGTAGTTCACCGTGACGCTCGCGTTCGCGCGCTGGAACCCGGCGACCCATGCGTCCTGCGCGGCGCCCTGGGCCGACGAGCCGGCGCCGTCGAGGGTGCCCGAGAGGTCGCTCCGCGCGTCGCCCATCTCGTTCGCGGCACAGCCCGAGAGGACGAGTGCGGCCGCGGCGATCAGTCCGATCGCGGCGGCGGGACGGGACGCGGGCATGCGGGCCATCGTAGCGAATCGCTACCATGGGCCCACTGAACGGCGAGACCGCCGGTCGGCGTCTCGTCTCCGCGCACGACCGAGGAGTCACGATGAACCGCTGGCTGTCATCCGCCGCCGTCACGCTCGCCGCCGTCGCTATGATCGGCGTCGCCCAGCCCGCCGCCGCGGCGCCACCCGACTCGGTCGGCGGCTCGTTCGACGTGGCCGGGATCTGCCCGTTCACCGTGCTGGTCGAGATCGAGGGCAAGGCGAAGACGATCGAGCGGCCCGACGGGAGCTTCATCCTCACGTCGCCCGGCCTCGTCGCCACGGTGACGAACACCTCGACCGACGCGTCGGAGACCTGGTCGATCTCCGGCAGCTTCCACCAGAGCACGCTGCCGAACGGCGACACGTTCACCAAGATGACCGGCAGGAACCTCGTGACCGACCCCGTGGCCGGCTTCGCCCTGATCTCGGGCGACTTCTCGTTCACCGCCGCGCCCGACGGGTCGATCGTGGTGCCGCTGAACGGCACCGGGCGCATCGTCGACGTCTGCGAAGTGCTCGGGTAGCGCGCGCCAGGATCTCCCCGCCGGCTCAGTCGAGGACGAGCCGCGGGCGGTCGTCGACGGCCGGACACCACCCGGCGGGCGTGCGCTCGTAGGCGTGCGCCGGGCCGTCGGCGACGAGGCGCGCGAGCGCGTCGAGGAACCGGTCGACGTCATCGGCCGAGGAGCCGGCGCCGAGGCTGGCGCGCAGGCCGTTGGACCGGCGCGCGACCCGGTCGAA is a genomic window containing:
- a CDS encoding GH1 family beta-glucosidase; protein product: MVDARTLTFPAGFRWGAATAAFQVEGSTRADGRGHSIWDVFALTPGRILDGSNADMAADSYRRWRDDLALLAELGVDDYRFSIAWPRVQPDGTGAVNAAGLDHYARMVDGLLEAGIRPLPTLYHWDLPQPLEDAGGWLARDTAARFADYVELVLAGMGDRVGHWITLNEPNMTTLQGYALGTLAPGHVLMTDALPTAHHQLLAHGLAVRAIRAAGDAEVGIVNNHTLVVPATEDPVDGFAAAAFHAIYNRVFSDPVLAGRYPDLSVLGLERMPGLEDGDLDVISAPLDFYGVNFYNPTRVAGASADSDFAAAGLPFEPVEFDGVPVTGFGWPVVPEALTELLVTLRTDFDDALPPVVITENGASYPDVVVDGQVHDAERIAYLDRHIRAVHAAIGRGVDVRGYLVWSLIDNFEWADGYTQRFGLVHLDLETGERTRKDSFAWYRELLAAQRR
- the pstS gene encoding phosphate ABC transporter substrate-binding protein PstS, whose translation is MPASRPAAAIGLIAAAALVLSGCAANEMGDARSDLSGTLDGAGSSAQGAAQDAWVAGFQRANASVTVNYDPAGSGAGREQFLVGAVGYAGSDTALSIDETESETPECAVGSGAVNLPVYLSPIVLAFNVEGVDRLQLDADAVAGIFSGEIERWNDPALASLNPGAALPDARISPVHRSDDSGTTENFTDYLAEAAPEHWPFEPDDAFPIEGEAAQGNSGIAAVIRDGANVIGYLDASRADGLDVATLRVGDEFVEPTAASAAAVVDVSPMQPGRADDDLVIDVDRATTEPGVYPLVLVSYVIACREYVDPDDGELVHAYLEWVSSAEGQDAAADDAGSAPISPALRERVQAVVAGIR
- a CDS encoding SGNH/GDSL hydrolase family protein; the encoded protein is MFHSYAAIGDSFTEGVGDELPDGSVRGWADFVAMGLAIAAREPVGYANLAIRGRKLGPIVDEQLETAIALRPEVISFNGGGNDMLRPRMPEERVADRFRQAVHRIRDEGIHVLMLSGANPTDHLPLGRVFDARGVRLTAALGDLAELDGVTFVDNFNDRGLRDIRYWSPDKLHLNSLGHARVASNVLTAIGVATPEEWGVAEVAAAPPGPRSRNTATYYREFVLPWIGRRLTGRSSGDGRTAKRPTLEPLAPDAAH
- a CDS encoding FBP domain-containing protein, with product MQPLIETEIRETFGNASDAELAQLSLPHDFPLTEWAHLDAFAWRDPRISGRGYLVTELDGEPVGVVLRAAGANGSRHRAAICNLCHTAQPGDQVELFSARKAGAAGERGDSIGTYMCSDLACQETVRLGRPPAPSEVMPSVREIERIDGLARRTRAFVADVLGAA
- a CDS encoding bile acid:sodium symporter family protein, coding for MGSALTTIGLPVALGIIMFGLGLALTPRDFARVGRHPKAVIIALLCQLLVLPALCFGLVLWFQLPPVLAVGMLLLAASPGGTTANLYSHLFRGDVALNISLTALNSVIAVVTLPLITNLAIAYFLPGDEALGLQPAKAIEVFLIVLGPVVLGMLVRWWKPAFADRMDRPVRIASIVILVVVIAGAIVSNLQLLLDNFGRLAGITVLFCILSLTLGFVVPRMLRVDRRQAIASSFEIGIHNATLAIVIAQTVIGSVEMSLPAAVYGVLMFFIALGFGFLIRGRGGDREARRDGVAAERATDAAEVTPPER
- a CDS encoding DUF1918 domain-containing protein, with translation MHAAVGERLVIHGKQVGQSDRHGEILEVRGADGGPPYMVRFDDGHETLLYPGADCELEHEHQSHA